Proteins from a genomic interval of Salmo salar chromosome ssa14, Ssal_v3.1, whole genome shotgun sequence:
- the LOC106570663 gene encoding syntaxin-12, with product MSYSKADGYRTQPRDSNTLIQTCSSNIQKITQNTAQIKSMVNQLGTRQDTSELQDRLQHIQHFTNQLAKETNKHLKDLGSVSLSSAPSEQRQQKIQKDRLMNEFSAALNNFQAIQRQAAQKEKESVARARAGSRLSAEDGVSEEQLVSFDNQEDWAQTTTQTTEEAITEEDLELIKERETNIRQLESDILDVNQIFKDLAVMIHDQGEMIDSIEANVESAEVHVDRGTEQLQRAAYYQQKSRKKMCILAVVMSIVLTILGIIIWQATK from the exons ATGTCTTACAGTAAAGCAGACGGCTATCGCACCCAGCCACGGGACTCCAACACCCTCATCCAGACATGCAGCTCCAACATCCAGAAGATCACACAGAACA CTGCTCAGATAAAGAGCATGGTGAATCAGCTGGGGACGAGGCAAGACACAAGCGAACTGCAGGACCGTCT GCAGCACATTCAGCACTTTACCAACCAGCTGGCCAAGGAGACCAACAAGCACCTGAAAGACCTGGGCTCCGTCTCACTATCTTCAGCACCTTCAGAGCAG AGGCAACAGAAGATCCAGAAGGATCGGCTGATGAATGAGTTCTCCGCTGCCCTTAACAACTTCCAGGCCATACAGCGCCAGGCAGCACAGAAGGAGAAGGAGTCTGTGGCCAGAGCCAGAGCTGGTTCCCGTCTCTCT GCTGAAGATGGTGTCTCTGAGGAACAGCTGGTGTCTTTTGATAA CCAAGAAGATTGGGCTCAGACAACCACACAGACGACAGAGGAGGCCATAACAGAAGAGGACTTGGAGCTTatcaaggagagagagaccaacatcaGACAGCTAGAG TCAGACATCTTGGATGTGAACCAGATCTTCAAGGACCtggcagtgatgatccatgatcAGGGAGAGATGATTG ACAGCATAGAGGCCAACGTGGAGAGTGCTGAGGTCCACGTAGACCGAGGGACGGAACAGCTCCAGAGAGCCGCCTACTACCAG caAAAGTCCCGTAAGAAGATGTGCATTCTGGCTGTGGTCATGTCCATAGTACTGACCATACTGGGCATCATCATCTGGCAAGCCACCAAATGA